The proteins below come from a single Candidatus Kirkpatrickella diaphorinae genomic window:
- the msrB gene encoding peptide-methionine (R)-S-oxide reductase MsrB, whose translation MSTHDGQRDEKPHLTAAQRHIIENHGTEPPGSSPLLYEKRRGDYRCAKCGASLFSSDTKYESGSGWPSFWDAREGAAGTTVDHRHAMERTEIHCAKCQGHLGHVFPDGPQPTGLRYCVNGAALNFVEKP comes from the coding sequence GTGAGCACGCATGACGGCCAACGCGATGAAAAACCCCATTTAACGGCGGCACAGCGCCATATCATCGAAAATCATGGCACGGAACCGCCAGGGTCCAGCCCGCTCCTTTATGAGAAGCGCCGGGGTGATTATCGGTGCGCCAAATGTGGGGCCTCGCTTTTTTCTTCTGATACGAAATATGAAAGCGGGTCCGGCTGGCCGTCATTCTGGGACGCCAGGGAAGGCGCTGCCGGCACGACGGTGGACCACCGCCACGCCATGGAGCGGACGGAAATCCACTGCGCCAAATGTCAGGGGCATTTGGGGCATGTCTTCCCGGACGGTCCGCAACCGACCGGACTGCGCTATTGCGTCAATGGTGCGGCCCTCAATTTCGTTGAGAAACCGTAG
- a CDS encoding RNA pyrophosphohydrolase: protein MTQKFDLPYRPNVGIALFNQTGQIFLGRRADMRREIWQCPQGGIDADESVRDAAMRELSEEIGTRAAVIVGEHPDWLSYDLPSHLIGVALGGAFRGQTQKWVAMRFTGQDHDIRLDRHLPVEFKDWRWVDLAEVFSYELGFKRSLYRKILPMLARMAQS, encoded by the coding sequence GTGACGCAAAAATTTGACCTTCCTTATCGGCCCAATGTCGGGATCGCCCTCTTCAACCAGACGGGTCAGATCTTCCTCGGGCGGCGCGCCGATATGCGGCGCGAGATCTGGCAGTGCCCTCAAGGCGGTATTGACGCGGATGAGTCGGTCCGAGATGCTGCCATGCGTGAGCTTAGTGAGGAGATCGGCACGCGCGCAGCGGTCATTGTCGGGGAACATCCGGATTGGCTGTCCTATGATCTGCCATCCCATCTTATCGGCGTCGCATTGGGCGGCGCTTTTCGTGGACAGACACAGAAATGGGTCGCGATGCGCTTTACAGGGCAGGATCACGACATCCGCCTCGACCGCCATCTCCCTGTGGAATTCAAGGATTGGCGGTGGGTCGATCTCGCCGAGGTGTTTTCTTACGAGCTGGGCTTCAAGCGGTCTCTTTACCGTAAGATCCTGCCCATGCTCGCGCGCATGGCGCAGAGCTGA
- a CDS encoding S41 family peptidase translates to MKLRTGLILGSSFLAGLGVASFIGLGDPSRYQFLIGASALARDASQKSDSPEETLKLLNLFGSVLDLVKNDYVELVTDKKLIENALDGLVGNLDPHSSFMTEKQYKEMMTQISGKFGGLGTKVIYENGHVRVVSPIEGTPAFRAGMKPGDYITEVDGKSLNGVSLDQAVMKMRGDPGTKVTLTIIRPKAPKPIKLTLTREIIHIQVVRSAVYGPVAYLRISEFDDNTDAELRKAWSAISKQHKKDIKAVIIDLRLNPGGKLDQAVAVSGDFINTGEIVSTRGRHPADNHRWDASGKDMTHGLPIVVLIDGGSASASEIVAGALQDHRRAVLVGQKSFGKGSVQSLFPLPDGGAVRLTTARYYTPSGRSIQAKGILPDISVKQSEDDDGYGYHEADLNHVLSNSGGVSKEVSKRADLPAITKSIPDQPPKDWPAFKLEKPATDFQLQEGVRVARALAGLADDAYPLSNPIPSAAQKKSGEVKSQALPRKSDHDGEGKSAPLSEAK, encoded by the coding sequence ATGAAGCTCCGCACAGGTCTGATATTAGGATCAAGCTTTTTAGCAGGTTTGGGCGTTGCGTCATTCATCGGCCTCGGTGACCCGTCCCGTTATCAATTTCTGATCGGCGCAAGCGCGCTCGCGCGTGACGCCTCCCAGAAAAGCGACTCTCCGGAAGAAACACTCAAACTCCTGAATCTTTTCGGCTCCGTTCTTGACCTCGTTAAAAATGACTATGTTGAGCTAGTGACGGATAAGAAACTGATTGAGAATGCCCTTGATGGCCTGGTCGGCAATCTTGACCCGCACAGCTCTTTCATGACCGAGAAACAATATAAGGAGATGATGACCCAGATCAGCGGCAAGTTCGGGGGGCTGGGGACGAAGGTCATTTACGAGAACGGACATGTCCGCGTCGTTTCGCCAATTGAGGGCACACCAGCCTTCCGCGCCGGGATGAAGCCGGGCGATTACATCACAGAGGTCGATGGCAAATCCCTCAATGGGGTGTCACTTGACCAGGCCGTCATGAAAATGCGCGGTGATCCGGGCACGAAAGTGACATTGACGATCATCCGCCCAAAAGCACCGAAACCGATCAAACTGACTCTGACGCGTGAAATCATCCATATTCAGGTCGTGCGTTCTGCGGTTTACGGGCCAGTCGCCTATCTCCGTATCTCAGAATTTGACGATAATACGGATGCTGAATTGCGCAAGGCATGGAGCGCGATTTCGAAGCAGCATAAAAAGGACATTAAAGCCGTCATCATCGACCTTCGTCTGAACCCGGGTGGTAAGCTGGATCAGGCTGTCGCGGTCAGTGGCGATTTTATCAATACGGGTGAGATCGTCTCGACACGGGGCCGTCACCCGGCGGATAATCATCGCTGGGATGCTTCAGGCAAGGACATGACGCATGGATTGCCAATTGTCGTCCTGATTGACGGCGGCTCTGCCTCTGCGAGTGAAATCGTGGCCGGTGCCTTGCAGGATCATCGTCGCGCCGTGCTGGTTGGCCAGAAGTCCTTCGGGAAAGGCTCGGTGCAATCACTCTTTCCACTGCCGGATGGCGGCGCTGTGCGGTTGACAACGGCGCGTTATTACACGCCTTCCGGGCGGTCAATCCAGGCGAAAGGTATTTTGCCGGATATCAGCGTCAAGCAGAGTGAGGATGATGACGGCTATGGTTATCATGAGGCTGATCTGAATCACGTTCTGAGCAATTCCGGCGGTGTCAGCAAGGAAGTTTCCAAACGCGCCGACCTCCCCGCCATAACGAAATCCATCCCGGACCAGCCGCCCAAAGACTGGCCCGCTTTCAAGCTTGAGAAACCGGCAACCGATTTCCAGCTTCAGGAGGGGGTGCGTGTCGCGCGGGCTCTGGCGGGGTTGGCCGATGACGCCTATCCCCTCTCGAACCCCATCCCTTCGGCAGCACAGAAAAAATCCGGCGAGGTTAAAAGCCAAGCTTTACCCCGTAAAAGCGATCATGATGGAGAAGGAAAATCCGCCCCCCTCAGTGAAGCGAAATGA
- a CDS encoding ABC transporter ATP-binding protein produces the protein MMAPRTPPTKIDPQGARGRALLWRIWRDEIRHYKWRVTAVIILTLLTAGLTALYPLVIKRAVDMFTARDPRILYQVPALVVMLTGLKALCQYGQSLSVQALVLLVIRNLQFRMFGHALSADIARIEREAPAQWASRFTTDAVSIRDAMVRAVNALGDVVTVIGLALSMIYTDWELSLIALLLYPAAAVPIQKLGRRVRRASGTMQEQIGKTASILNESFALARQVRVYGLEPVETRRIDHSLELLHIAFMKITRGRARVDPVLEVLGGTAIALVLGFAGWRSTMGGSDFGGFTAFIAALFAASRPLRALGSLNAALQEGLGGVERVFAVIDEPPAVTQSPDARNLPEGRGDLIFSHVQFSYPDGRVGLRDLSFRAAPGQTVALVGPSGAGKSTALSLIPRLHDVTSGGITLDGVDLRDLDLKMLRSAIAYVSQDTTLFDLSVAENIHVGRPDATEAEVVAAAEAAAVDFAHELPRGLHTLVGPGGGRLSGGQRQRVALARALLRDPRLLLLDEATSALDAENEAKVQETLAKLRQGRTTIVVAHRLATIQSADLIIILADGQAVESGTHQELLARGGLYARFVENQSLGVLTEA, from the coding sequence ATGATGGCGCCGCGCACGCCGCCGACTAAAATTGACCCCCAGGGCGCTCGGGGAAGGGCACTCCTCTGGCGCATTTGGCGTGATGAGATCCGTCATTATAAATGGCGTGTGACGGCCGTCATCATCCTGACATTATTGACGGCAGGGCTGACAGCGCTTTACCCGCTCGTCATCAAGCGGGCGGTCGATATGTTTACGGCGCGTGACCCGCGCATCCTGTATCAGGTGCCGGCGCTGGTGGTGATGCTGACCGGGTTGAAGGCCCTGTGCCAATATGGGCAGTCACTAAGCGTTCAGGCGCTGGTTCTTCTCGTGATCCGCAATCTTCAATTCAGAATGTTCGGGCATGCTTTGTCGGCGGATATTGCGCGGATTGAACGTGAAGCGCCTGCGCAATGGGCCAGTCGCTTCACCACCGACGCGGTCTCGATCCGGGATGCCATGGTGCGGGCGGTCAATGCGTTGGGTGATGTCGTGACTGTGATCGGCCTCGCCCTTTCCATGATCTACACGGATTGGGAACTCAGCCTGATCGCCCTGCTTCTTTACCCCGCCGCCGCCGTGCCAATTCAGAAGCTTGGCCGCCGCGTGCGGCGTGCGTCCGGCACGATGCAGGAGCAGATCGGCAAAACCGCTTCCATCCTCAATGAAAGTTTTGCCCTCGCCCGACAGGTGCGTGTCTACGGGCTGGAACCTGTCGAGACCCGGCGCATCGACCACTCGCTTGAACTCCTGCACATTGCTTTCATGAAGATAACACGCGGGCGTGCGCGTGTTGACCCGGTGCTTGAAGTTCTCGGGGGCACCGCGATTGCTCTTGTGCTGGGTTTTGCAGGATGGCGCTCCACGATGGGCGGGTCCGATTTCGGGGGTTTCACCGCCTTTATCGCGGCGCTCTTTGCAGCGTCCCGCCCGCTCCGCGCTCTCGGCTCCCTTAATGCGGCGCTTCAGGAGGGGCTGGGCGGTGTTGAACGTGTTTTCGCCGTCATTGATGAGCCGCCCGCTGTCACCCAAAGCCCAGACGCACGGAATTTACCGGAAGGGCGGGGCGATCTGATTTTCAGCCACGTTCAGTTCTCCTATCCGGATGGGCGCGTAGGGCTGCGTGACCTGAGTTTCCGTGCCGCGCCGGGCCAGACTGTGGCGCTGGTAGGGCCTTCCGGCGCGGGCAAATCAACGGCGTTGAGCCTGATCCCCCGTTTGCATGATGTCACTTCCGGCGGCATAACGCTTGATGGCGTTGACCTGCGCGACCTCGATTTGAAAATGCTGCGCAGCGCCATCGCCTATGTCAGCCAGGATACGACGTTGTTCGATCTTTCCGTCGCTGAAAATATCCATGTCGGTCGGCCCGACGCGACGGAGGCGGAGGTTGTCGCGGCCGCGGAAGCGGCTGCCGTCGATTTTGCGCATGAATTGCCGCGTGGCCTCCATACGCTTGTCGGGCCGGGCGGGGGGCGGCTTTCCGGCGGGCAGCGGCAACGCGTTGCTTTGGCGCGGGCTTTATTGCGTGACCCGCGACTTCTGCTTCTTGATGAAGCAACGAGCGCGCTGGATGCGGAAAATGAGGCCAAAGTGCAGGAGACATTGGCGAAGTTGCGTCAAGGACGCACGACAATCGTCGTGGCACACCGTCTGGCGACGATCCAGAGCGCTGACCTGATTATCATCCTCGCCGATGGCCAGGCTGTGGAATCCGGCACGCACCAGGAGTTGCTGGCCCGGGGCGGGCTTTATGCGCGTTTCGTTGAAAATCAGTCCCTCGGTGTGCTAACCGAAGCCTGA
- the gpmI gene encoding 2,3-bisphosphoglycerate-independent phosphoglycerate mutase — protein sequence MVADVFPRPRPVMLVILDGFGYREAYENNAVRQARTPHFDALMQTSPHAFLRTSGEDVGLPEGQMGNSEVGHLTIGAGRVVMQDLPRISRAVKDGSLKDNATLQDLIKKLKKSGGTCHLMGLVSPGGVHAHHHHIAALARIVSEEGVDVALHLFTDGRDTPPRSGEGFMAEMVDLLPDEVRIATVSGRYYAMDRDKRWDRVKLAYDALAFGQGVKAERAEDVLPSSYQNDVNDEFVLPHVIGGYQGMKDGDALLAANFRADRIRQILNAFLQPHFDGFDRGPRITFVAAAGMTPYGDELAPLMTTLFPKENLSDLLGEVVSSAGLKQLRMAETEKYPHVTYFLNGGKEGELEGEARILIPSPKVATYDLQPEMSAAELTDRAVEAIESAQFDLIVLNFANPDMVGHSGILSAAIKACEAVDENLGRIDQALEKAGGALLVTADHGNCETMKNDETGGAHTSHTLNHVPVILKAPGVTKITDGRLADVAPTLLALLKLKQPLAMTGTSLIAQP from the coding sequence ATGGTTGCTGACGTTTTCCCGCGGCCGCGCCCGGTCATGCTCGTTATCCTGGATGGGTTCGGCTATCGTGAGGCGTATGAAAATAACGCTGTGCGCCAGGCGCGGACGCCGCATTTTGATGCATTGATGCAGACAAGCCCGCACGCCTTCCTGCGCACCAGCGGTGAGGATGTCGGTCTCCCTGAGGGGCAAATGGGCAATTCGGAAGTCGGCCATCTGACGATCGGTGCCGGACGCGTCGTCATGCAGGACCTGCCGCGCATCTCGCGTGCGGTGAAAGACGGGTCGCTGAAAGATAATGCGACGCTTCAGGACCTCATTAAAAAACTCAAAAAGTCCGGTGGGACCTGTCACCTTATGGGCCTCGTCTCGCCCGGCGGCGTGCACGCGCATCACCATCACATCGCCGCCCTCGCCCGCATCGTCTCGGAGGAAGGGGTCGATGTCGCCCTGCACCTCTTTACCGATGGTCGGGACACGCCCCCGCGTTCCGGAGAGGGGTTCATGGCGGAGATGGTTGATCTTCTGCCGGATGAGGTGCGGATTGCGACGGTCAGCGGCAGATATTACGCGATGGATCGCGATAAGAGATGGGACCGCGTCAAGCTTGCCTATGATGCTTTGGCTTTCGGTCAGGGCGTGAAGGCGGAGCGCGCGGAGGATGTGCTGCCCTCATCCTACCAGAATGACGTAAATGATGAATTCGTGCTGCCCCATGTGATTGGCGGCTATCAAGGCATGAAGGATGGGGACGCGCTGCTCGCGGCGAATTTCCGCGCTGATCGCATCCGTCAGATCCTTAATGCATTTTTACAGCCCCATTTTGATGGTTTTGATCGCGGGCCGCGCATCACCTTTGTCGCGGCCGCCGGAATGACACCTTATGGGGATGAGCTTGCCCCGCTCATGACAACGCTTTTCCCGAAGGAAAATCTCTCAGACCTCCTCGGTGAAGTCGTTTCATCGGCCGGTTTGAAACAATTGCGCATGGCGGAAACGGAGAAATATCCGCACGTCACTTATTTTCTGAATGGTGGCAAGGAGGGCGAATTGGAGGGCGAGGCGCGCATCCTGATCCCCTCCCCGAAAGTCGCGACATATGACCTCCAGCCCGAAATGTCCGCCGCTGAATTGACGGATCGCGCCGTTGAGGCGATTGAGAGCGCGCAGTTCGATCTGATCGTGCTGAATTTCGCCAACCCGGATATGGTGGGGCATTCCGGCATTCTTTCCGCCGCCATTAAAGCCTGTGAGGCGGTGGATGAAAATCTCGGCCGCATCGATCAGGCATTGGAGAAAGCCGGGGGCGCTCTGCTTGTGACAGCGGATCATGGCAATTGTGAGACCATGAAAAATGATGAAACCGGTGGGGCCCATACGTCTCATACGCTCAACCATGTTCCGGTTATTCTCAAAGCTCCGGGTGTGACGAAGATCACCGATGGGCGGTTGGCCGATGTCGCCCCGACGCTTCTCGCGCTCCTCAAACTCAAGCAGCCTCTGGCGATGACGGGAACATCGCTGATTGCGCAGCCGTGA